One Desulfobacterales bacterium genomic region harbors:
- the rpiB gene encoding ribose 5-phosphate isomerase B, whose protein sequence is MMKIAIGCDHGGLDLKNRVAALLAELGHEVDNHGCDSPESVDYPDFARSVCNAVRDGRNERGILICGTGIGMSMAANRIAGIRAALCHEQFTARMSREHNNANVLCMGARVIGVGLAVEMVRTWLTTEFAGGRHQRRLDKF, encoded by the coding sequence ATCATGAAAATTGCCATTGGCTGTGATCACGGCGGCCTGGATCTGAAGAACAGGGTTGCGGCCCTGCTTGCCGAATTGGGCCATGAGGTGGACAACCATGGCTGTGATTCCCCGGAATCGGTGGATTATCCCGATTTTGCCAGATCGGTCTGCAATGCGGTGCGCGACGGCCGCAATGAGCGCGGAATCTTGATCTGCGGCACTGGAATCGGGATGTCGATGGCAGCCAACCGGATTGCCGGTATCCGGGCGGCCCTGTGTCATGAACAGTTTACCGCCCGGATGAGCCGGGAGCACAACAACGCCAATGTCCTCTGCATGGGGGCCCGGGTGATCGGAGTCGGTCTGGCCGTTGAAATGGTCCGGACCTGGCTGACAACCGAGTTTGCCGGAGGAAGACACCAGCGCCGGCTGGATAAGTTTTAG
- the fabF gene encoding beta-ketoacyl-ACP synthase II, whose amino-acid sequence MKRRVVVTGGGLVTPLGTGLDKTWRNLINGVSGIGPITRFDASAFDVRIAAEVKDFDSDAFLDKKLARHLELFVQYAVAAAMMAVEDAGLTIDDHNAARVAVVTGNGIGGLPIIEKYHQVYMERGPRRITPFFIPMAISNMSAGQISIQFGAKGPNLSVTTACAAGTHAVGEAFRMIGRGNCDAAIVGGSESTICPLAVGGFNAMKALSRRNDDPQGACRPFDRDRNGFIIAEGAGMLIIEELEHARGRGADILAEIVGYGLSGDAYHMAAPPEDGEGAARCMAMALDDAGMGPEDIDYINAHGTSTPLNDVCETRAIKTVFKEHARKLAISSTKSMTGHMLGGAGGIETVFTALSLHHQLAPPTINLENPDPECDLDYVPNQARKMEIRAAMSNSFGFGGTNAVLVLKRFTE is encoded by the coding sequence GTGAAGAGAAGAGTAGTGGTGACGGGCGGGGGCCTGGTGACTCCCCTGGGAACCGGGCTCGATAAGACATGGCGGAACCTGATCAACGGGGTCAGCGGCATTGGACCCATAACCAGATTTGACGCCAGTGCCTTTGACGTGCGGATTGCCGCCGAGGTCAAGGATTTCGACTCCGATGCGTTCCTGGACAAGAAGCTTGCCAGGCATCTTGAGCTGTTCGTTCAGTATGCCGTGGCCGCGGCGATGATGGCGGTTGAGGACGCCGGGCTGACCATTGATGACCACAATGCCGCCCGGGTGGCGGTGGTTACCGGTAACGGGATCGGCGGCCTGCCGATTATCGAAAAGTACCACCAGGTGTATATGGAGCGCGGCCCGCGGCGAATCACCCCGTTTTTCATACCCATGGCGATCTCCAATATGAGCGCCGGCCAGATCTCGATCCAGTTCGGGGCCAAGGGGCCCAACCTGTCGGTGACCACTGCCTGCGCCGCCGGCACCCATGCGGTGGGCGAGGCCTTCCGGATGATCGGCCGCGGCAACTGCGACGCAGCGATCGTTGGCGGCAGCGAGTCCACCATCTGCCCCCTGGCCGTGGGCGGTTTCAACGCGATGAAGGCGCTGTCCCGGCGCAACGACGATCCGCAGGGCGCCTGCCGGCCCTTTGACCGGGACCGCAACGGATTCATCATTGCCGAGGGCGCCGGCATGCTGATCATCGAGGAGCTGGAGCATGCCCGCGGTCGCGGGGCCGATATCCTGGCGGAGATTGTCGGTTACGGCCTCAGCGGGGACGCTTATCACATGGCCGCCCCGCCGGAGGACGGCGAGGGTGCGGCCCGCTGCATGGCCATGGCCCTGGATGATGCCGGCATGGGGCCGGAGGATATCGACTATATCAATGCCCACGGCACCTCCACCCCCTTGAACGATGTCTGCGAGACCCGGGCGATCAAGACCGTATTCAAGGAGCACGCCCGTAAGCTGGCGATCAGCTCGACCAAATCGATGACCGGCCATATGCTGGGCGGCGCCGGCGGGATTGAGACGGTGTTTACCGCCCTGTCCCTGCACCACCAACTCGCCCCGCCGACCATCAACCTGGAAAATCCCGACCCGGAGTGCGATCTTGATTATGTGCCCAATCAGGCCCGGAAGATGGAGATCCGGGCCGCCATGTCCAACTCCTTCGGCTTTGGCGGCACCAATGCGGTACTGGTGTTGAAGCGGTTCACGGAATAG
- a CDS encoding acyl carrier protein, translated as MSAEEKVIDIIVEQLNVERDKVIPEASFVDDLGADSLDLVELIMAMEEAFDIEIPDEVAEKITSVKDAIAHVKSA; from the coding sequence ATGTCGGCAGAAGAGAAGGTAATTGATATTATCGTGGAACAGTTGAATGTTGAACGTGACAAGGTGATCCCGGAGGCCTCCTTTGTGGATGATCTGGGCGCTGATTCCCTGGATCTGGTCGAGTTGATCATGGCCATGGAAGAGGCCTTTGATATTGAGATTCCCGACGAGGTCGCCGAGAAGATCACCTCGGTCAAGGATGCCATTGCGCATGTTAAGTCGGCCTGA